Proteins encoded together in one Salvelinus fontinalis isolate EN_2023a chromosome 6, ASM2944872v1, whole genome shotgun sequence window:
- the LOC129858427 gene encoding ras-related protein Rab-9B-like, producing the protein MSGKSLLLKVILLGDGGVGKSSLMNRYVTDRFDAQSFHTIGVEFLNRDLEVDGRLVTLQIWDTAGQERFKSLRTPFYRGADCCLLTFAVDDLHSFQNLASWKKEFMCYSDVRDPERFPFVVLGNKVDKEGREVGEDEARAWCEENGCCPYFETSAKDDTNVGVAFEAAVREVLAAEDQIDHTLLSSTIDLHGNRKVPRSSCC; encoded by the exons ATGAGCGGGAAGAGCCTGCTGTTAAAGGTGATCCTGCTGGGGGACGGTGGCGTGGGGAAGTCTTCCTTAATGAACCGCTACGTGACGGACCGCTTCGACGCCCAGTCCTTCCACACCATCGGGGTGGAGTTCCtcaacagagacctggag GTGGACGGACGCCTGGTGACCCTTCAGATCTGGGACACGGCTGGTCAGGAGCGCTTCAAGTCCCTGAGGACGCCTTTCTACCGTGGCGCCGACTGCTGCCTCCTCACCTTCGCTGTAGACGACCTGCACAGCTTCCAGAACCTGGCCAGCTGGAAGAAAGAGTTCATGTGTTACTCTGACGTACGAGACCCAGAGAGGTTCCCCTTCGTTGTCCTGGGCAACAAGGTGGAcaaagaggggagggaggtgggggaggacGAGGCTCGGGCCTGGTGCGAGGAGAACGGCTGTTGTCCCTACTTCGAGACCAGTGCTAAGGACGATACTAACGTGGGAGTGGCGTTCGAGGCGGCGGTACGGGAGGTTCTGGCGGCAGAGGATCAGATCGACCACACGCTGTTGAGTAGCACTATCGATCTCCACGGCAACCGTAAAGTACCGCGCTCTTCTTGCTGCTGA